The bacterium genome has a segment encoding these proteins:
- a CDS encoding nucleotidyltransferase family protein: MRRQIEEIKGKILPVLQRYDVRKAAIFGSFARGENKEGSDIDVLVEFNGDKSLLDLSGLKITLEELLKIGVDVLTYNSLHPLLRDRILNEQEVIL, from the coding sequence ATGAGAAGACAGATTGAGGAAATAAAGGGAAAGATTCTTCCTGTTCTACAACGTTACGATGTGAGGAAAGCAGCAATATTCGGCTCTTTTGCAAGAGGAGAAAATAAAGAAGGCAGTGATATAGATGTTTTGGTAGAGTTCAATGGAGATAAAAGTCTTCTGGACCTTTCAGGGCTTAAGATAACATTGGAAGAATTGCTAAAAATAGGAGTGGATGTACTTACCTATAATTCCTTACATCCTCTTCTTAGAGATAGAATTTTGAATGAACAAGAGGTGATTTTATGA